Proteins from one Paraburkholderia sp. BL10I2N1 genomic window:
- a CDS encoding DUF1488 family protein — protein sequence MESDTYYPSHYLAAPINPQRALRNMDTAHDEPSVSANKATVVFRISSHRRTVECAITRQALVQYFWAPADADDARLLKAFADGSKRIAAVAERKMLTAQHEPVVLNAADFADRGFA from the coding sequence ATGGAATCCGATACGTATTACCCTAGCCACTACTTAGCCGCTCCAATAAACCCTCAGCGCGCCCTTCGCAACATGGATACTGCACACGACGAACCGTCTGTTTCCGCCAACAAGGCAACCGTTGTCTTTCGCATTTCTTCGCATCGACGTACCGTCGAATGCGCCATTACGCGACAAGCCCTGGTCCAGTATTTCTGGGCGCCCGCTGACGCTGACGACGCACGGCTCCTGAAGGCATTCGCCGACGGAAGCAAACGAATCGCGGCCGTCGCCGAACGAAAGATGCTGACTGCGCAACACGAGCCCGTCGTGCTGAACGCAGCTGACTTTGCTGACCGGGGCTTTGCCTGA
- a CDS encoding 3-ketoacyl-ACP reductase, whose amino-acid sequence MSKRIAYVTGGMGGIGTAICQRLHKDGLTVVAGCGPNSPRRERWLAEQTALGFSFIASEGNVADWESTEAAFAKVKKEVGEIDVLVNNAGITRDGVFRKMSRENWNDVIDTNLTSLFNVTKQVIEGMVSREWGRIINISSVNGQKGQFGQTNYSTAKAGIHGFTMSLAQEVATKGITVNTVSPGYIGTDMVRAVRPEVLDAIVQSIPVRRLGEASEIASIVSWLAGNESAFATGADFSLNGGLHMS is encoded by the coding sequence ATGTCAAAGCGAATCGCTTACGTAACGGGCGGTATGGGTGGAATTGGTACGGCGATATGTCAGCGGCTTCACAAGGACGGACTAACGGTCGTGGCCGGATGCGGACCCAACTCACCACGGCGGGAGCGGTGGCTGGCCGAGCAGACCGCCCTTGGATTCTCGTTCATTGCTTCGGAGGGCAATGTCGCCGACTGGGAGTCCACAGAAGCCGCTTTCGCCAAGGTGAAGAAAGAGGTCGGTGAGATTGACGTGCTGGTGAACAATGCCGGCATTACGCGAGACGGCGTGTTTCGCAAGATGTCGCGTGAGAACTGGAACGATGTCATCGACACGAACCTGACGAGCCTGTTCAACGTGACCAAGCAGGTCATCGAGGGGATGGTCAGCAGGGAGTGGGGGCGAATCATCAACATCTCATCCGTGAATGGCCAGAAGGGGCAGTTCGGCCAGACGAACTACTCGACTGCCAAGGCGGGTATTCACGGCTTCACGATGTCGCTTGCCCAGGAAGTGGCAACGAAGGGCATTACCGTGAATACGGTTTCACCGGGATACATTGGCACGGATATGGTTCGTGCCGTACGTCCTGAAGTACTGGATGCAATCGTCCAGAGCATCCCGGTTCGCCGTCTCGGAGAGGCCTCGGAGATTGCCTCGATTGTTTCGTGGCTTGCCGGCAACGAATCGGCCTTTGCGACGGGTGCAGACTTCTCACTGAACGGTGGGCTCCATATGAGTTGA
- a CDS encoding helix-turn-helix transcriptional regulator, with translation MNRATLNIDHLERTAENDRLRRALAARLDRAFKRAGISSARAAKWLGVSEYDVQYWRRGITVPPLNACMRLATVLNLDVHWLCTGQTQVA, from the coding sequence ATGAATCGGGCCACCCTGAATATTGACCATCTCGAGCGTACTGCCGAGAATGACCGCCTCAGGCGTGCCTTGGCAGCACGCCTCGACAGGGCGTTCAAACGGGCCGGCATCAGTTCTGCGCGCGCAGCGAAGTGGCTGGGCGTGAGTGAATACGACGTGCAATACTGGCGACGTGGAATCACCGTCCCGCCGCTGAACGCCTGTATGCGTCTCGCCACCGTCCTCAATCTCGACGTTCACTGGCTTTGCACAGGGCAGACTCAGGTCGCCTGA